CAACAGCATTCAACGGGTCTTGACAAGAAGACAATTGTCAGTATTCAGTCTGAAGGCAAGGTTATTCCCGATCAAGCAATCATCAGCATTCACTCCGACCCCAAACTAAAACCTACCCCGACTGTTGATGAAGGCGAGCCGACAGCATTCGTAGGATCAATTTCGGACACCGCGCCTTTTCTTGGAGGTTCAAATGGTTTGGCTTCTACGCGGGGTGTACCTTGGAAGGAGAGCACGCCAAGTTTTGGGAGGCCTAATCATGTTGGAGATCTATCTTTTTGCCAAACACGCGTTCAGGGAGTGGATAATAGCCAAGCGATCGGATGCTTTCGACGTAGTCAGAATAATTTCCCTTTAGTCTCATTCCTCTCGAATGGAGCAAATCCCAATACCGAAAGATTTCATGACCCACGACAGTTTCAATTCTCATCTGCACCGGTATTTCAGAGCATGGACAATTCTATGGGGGTAAGAAGGGTGCCGACAGAAAACGAGCTTCAACTACACAGCGATACCTTACAGCAGCAAACTGAATCCTTGACCGGACAACAGCCCTATCACATACAAACCGCAGACGACATGGCATTCCATGCAGATGGACCATCAGTCTCGACAATGTCACAACTTCCAGTATCAATCTCGTTCCAAATGCCCCGATATAATCAATCTCAGGCCGCACGGCGAAATAACTCCCCATGCGAGGACGACGGCAATAAGGACTCGGAATCCCTGAGGTTCCATTCGTTTTTCCAACAACAGGCCAATAAAGAAAACCTTCAAGCGCCATTAGGTGCATATCAAGAAAAGCAACGGATTTCGCTTTCCAAATACCATAGCGCTTATCACACCCACCAAGCGAACTTTATGCCTTTGCATGAGTGGCAGCCTCAAGCAATGCCATCTTATGAGCCACCAATCCCATTGTACCAGGACAGCATGGACGATGATTCAAGGGTCTTTCAAGCACCTTTCCACTGGGCATTTAATCCTGTCGAGCTGCAACGACAGACGAACATCCGATCTAAACGACCCCAACCGGTACCTTCGACTATCAACAACAATCTTGATCTAAACGTGCTCAATGCCAGCCATGGAGAGCCAGTGAATACGGTTGATGATCATTATCTATCTTTCGACCAATTTGACCAGTCAAGTTTTGTTGAACAGGGCATGTGGCAGGAACGACCAAATGGAGGAGTAGAAGAGCAAGTTGGAgtgacggaagaagattggcATAGATTATGGGGGCAACGGGCGTATCGTAGATGAGTTCAAATTGAAGGATGTGAAAAGCTTGTCGGGTGTTGTTTTATTTAATATCTACTCGTAGCTTGCTGATACCTATCACCTGTGTAAAATAACTACATATGGACAAATGAATGTTTATCTGCTCAGCGTGCGAACATGTGAGGATATGCAGTAGTACTTGTATAGCGATATAATGGAAAGAGTCCCACCCACAAAAAATAATGAATGGTTGGGAAGAGTGACGAAGACCTTTCACTAGCAGATTTCGTTTTTACATCACGTTCTCATTCAATTAACGGCCTCAAATTTTATTTAGAGAAAAACAATAGTGAAAAACGTAAATGCAGTAATGCGATGTACTCGTATTGTACCGCTACCACGCCGATGGCAATACTTTCCCATCTTTTGTCGCCTAATGGTATTTCTCTCATCGGCCGAACTGAGAGTAGAAATCGAAAGGTTCGGCGGCCGATATATACAATATACGAAGAAATGTTCGATGCTTCGAGCTGTATTCAGTTATGCGGCAATGGAAATTCGTTGTGGTAGCGAGCAGATAAGAATCGGTGATAAGGTGTTGTTGGGCGAAAAAGTGCCACAAATCCAAGTTGATAAGAAAGCGTGAGCGCCGATAGGAGATACGGAACGATTAGCGGTATAACAGCGATAGGGCGGCTTCGGCCGAGAACGGCGGCCATCATAATAGTCTATTTCTGTACGTTGCGTTCGATTTGCggctctcttctcctcaggCTTTTAGTGCTGTGCTGCTGttcactcttcttcattttctttgaACGTTTATCTGCGGTACCGATTGAAGCATGAAGCGGAGCATGAAGTATGGTATCTGTTTTCTGATGACCAATGTCAGATGGCCAAATTACTCgattttcttcttgactgTTTTTTGTCCAGccttgtctttttcttccttttttttcgctTGAAGCATCGTATGCTATGCGATATACAATTGGCAAATGGGCAAAGAGAGAGAATTAAATCCGAAAAACCGAAGAAATCGCTCAAGTTAAAGATCTCTAGTAGCGCTGAACTCCCGAATCGCACAACAGAGCGGCTTATGGATGGAGCTAAAGGGTGCTCGTGAAGTGACGAGAAACGTGGAGACAGTGGAGGTCGTCAAAATGAGATCCGAGTTGTTTTATGAATATTTATGAATCTGGAACTTCAAATCTGCGCGTAATTGGCTTTGCGGCGGATTATCTTCTGATTAGAAAAAGCACACCGTCTGATTGGCCAGCGATCTTCATGCAATTCGGAAGCCTTGGAACGACAACGTATGTTCTCCCACATGTTTCGCATCTTTCGCCAGTTGAATGATGAGCGCTCGTCGAAACTCAGCGACTATCCTCAGCTGTCAGTATTTCCGATAATAGAGCGCTGCTGAGCGCTGTGATGAGCGCCTAAAATAAGTAACGCATATTGCAGATTCCCGACGCCCGCTGTGTTTATATGTATGTCGACTAATTAAAGCGCACAACGGAAGACCAGGGAATAGGTAGGAAGTAGATGGCGCTAAGcgaagggaaaaagaaaaagacagAACTTGATCAACCCTTGGCCCCCCATAAAGAAAGGTCGACGAAGTTGGTTAACCGGCCAGAAACAAGCAAGTAACTAACGTGACTAAAACCAGCAGTTGAGTACATAAAAGACAGTAGATAGTGACAGCAACAATAGTCAGCACCGCAGTTATCGAGCGATATACCACGCAATTAGGTTGTGTATTTTGCACAGCAATTATTCCTCTacttttccatttccaGTCTTTTGAAATCATTAATAGCGGCAATTATGATGTGGTTCAGTCTTAATCATCAGTAGTGTAATTCCCACCATTAACAAGAAGAGACGTAAATGTTTACAGTTTATTAACAAAAACAACCAGGTTTTGAGCTTTTTGCAGGTTCTAAGCAATAATAGCATGACAGGTTTGATAGAATatcagaaaaagaagaattaCAATTTTTGAGCGCTATATGAAATGAAGTCAGTGAAGAATGCCgattggagaagagcgTCAAAACATAAGAAAGATCAGGAAGGTAACcaagaaggacaaaaaTACCAAAAAAATGTCCCTAGCCTGAATCGAACAGGCGCCTCAACAGATTATCCACTCCACAATGTTACGTCATAACCACTAGACTATAGGGACTTTTGATATTAGTCGCACTCCAAATTCATATAAAAACAAATAACCATTCATAGGCTTATTTGCCGCGCCACATTGTCGCCATCGGCGATTGCGGATCAGTTTATCCTGATTCCTGTTGATTCGCGATAGCGACCAGGGCATGTGGCACTTTAGCTAATCATATCAAATCTCTCGCCCCAATCCGGCAACCACGAACTCGCGCATCTTCCCGAGCCGTAAAACGCGAAATTTTCGGTGTCGTTCTCGGTGCTGGGTGAGGGATaccccttttttctcttaGAAATAGTGCGGTATTCTTCATGTCCCAATGCATCTTAGAGAAGTTTTTGGCTCTGTTACTGCTATAAACCTCATTCTCGCATGTAGTTCTTTGGCAGTTAGGAAAGCTCGACCTCGCTCCCTACCTCTGATGatctgaagatgatggcaaATTGTGACGGAGGTTTTCGAGAAGCAAGCGCCGAGTCGTCGAGCATTGccgaaagggaaaagacaagaagattTTTATCTCAAATGTATCTCAGGGACAGTCCCTGACCGACTGTAATGGACGGATGCGCATCACCATAAAACGTAAGATTAGAAGCGCAGTGGTGCGAGCCAGTCCTTTTTAACCGCGACCCTTTTTTGAAGGGCCTCTATTTGAGTTCGCTTGGTGCTGCTGGTTCACATGGGAGAGTCAGTTGAGCCAAACTATAGAGAATAAGAATGGGGATTGAAAAACGCTCCTTATAAAGGCCCAACAAAAACCGTGCTGGAAGCCAGAGGGTCCAAAAAATCTGACAGGACGGTGTCTAACGAGAAATATGGTGGGCGGTAGACAAATATATTAACCGGGGACAGATTAATTGATGAACTGCATAATTTATTGCAGCATGAGATCATTGGTTGTCATCAGCGGCTGTGCGAACGAGGGCGAGATGAGCGAGAGGCTGGGCGTTGTTGGGGTGCACCCGGAGAATCCCGCTTTTTGAAGCTTGGGAAGTGATATcgatctccatcttttgaCTGCCGCCTTATCCCATCTTATCCAATCACATGATCGAATGGATTGAAATCGTTTCGTCGACAAAATGCGGCGGCGGGAATGGTCTTTCAACAACTAAAAGATGACATGCCGTGTGATTCCGAAGTAACATGTCAGATGTTCCGTGGAAACTTTTTTGTCGAGTCTGTCTTCCTGCTGGCTCCGGGCGCAACAGTGCAACGCacggaggagatgggtaAAATCGGCGAGAGCGCAGCGCTCAACGTCAGCGAGAAACATCGCGAGCTATAATTGACTTCTTATTATCCATtaaggaaaaaaaagaaaaggaaaaaaaaaaaaactgCAATGTATTGCATGCTTGCTTGAgccgaggaggagaaacaGTCATCTGCTCTTTGCCACCCTTGCTGGCTTTCTGGTGGACGTGACCAACGGCAGGGAAGATACACGATCATTCATGGTACTCCCACACCACACGACGCACATCCGTCTGGGACGGTCAATAAAAGGTATATACGTAATGTATAGATGAAGCACGCACTCTGACTGGCTATGCGTGTTGTGTGGCTGATGGCATACTGTATCAATGTCAGCCAACAAATGACCTTTTGACCTCCATGCATTCATAGCGAAGTAGCGCATCAGAGTAAACAAAGTAACATGTCGTTCTttctccatcacctcccCTTTGTCGCCAACAATTAAATCGTCGTAATCAGCGCAGTTCTGTCGATCGTCCCGAATTGTTATCTCCCTTTCtgtttcctccttttcatcatttcttcatcctctgaGTCTTTACTTCTTATCTGTCCACGACCTTAATCCCAGAACTGCATTTTAACGCCAATTTTAATAGATCCACTTGGAAGCACCATCAAGAATAAACTGCTTAACCCCATTATCGGCCGGCGAGTCTATTTGGCCACGTAAACGAGGGATCTTGTTGCGCAAAGGGGAGCCAACAGCGGTCGAAACTGCAAAATTACTCCATTCGGTAAGTCGATGATCTAATCAGAAAACCATCGCCTTCGTCCTTCCAgcaatctcctctttttaTCTATCCTTTTTATCTTCCCATATCCATCTAAATCATCTATACATACATTATTTACATAGTATTTCCTATCCATCCAACTCGACAGCCACGGCCACGTTGTTTCAAGTCCTGTCCGCTCTCGAAAATTGTCTCGATCGAGGTCGCCGCCGTCTCCACACCCACTGATAACACTTCCCCAACAGATCCCACCCCGCTCTGTACATTCTTTTGCAACACCATCGACATCGTGAAAGCCACCTAAACGTTTTATAGTACCAGTGAGTACTActcaatttttttttggcaaTGTTTTCCCTCGCATAGGGATCCTTTCATTTTTTATCTTGTGGCTGCTAAGTTGTGCTGTGGGCACCGCTCTCGCCCGCTGGCGGGGCAGAGTTGTAGATTTTATCTTATATTCTTTTGTCACCTATCATCCATCCACCCCTTTTATTTTTGTTTAAAACATTGCCCATCCTTTAAGCGTGATTGGTATACCATGGCACGATTCGCTGACGTTGCCACTCAGGTGACAATGCCCGAAACGCATACCTCCGCGCCTCAGGACAACGAGCATGAACCTTCAATTGGCAGTCGATTCGAAAACCGATTTGGTCCCGGGTGGAGAGTAGGGTTCGACAATTCTAATGAGCGAGGAGGCGTCGACGAAGATGCTGCCGAAGACTCACCCCCTCCTCGTCGAGAATCACTTGATACATCGGATAAGGAGGTCGAAGCGGCCGAAATGGAAACGCCAAATgttgagagagatgagttGGAGTCTGATTATGGGGAGCCAGTTCAACAGCAAGGACATGTTGattctgaagaagagctggatCAGAAAGAATTGATCAGAAGGGCTGCagccagaagaagacatcaaaacaagaaagaagagcaaggtaGTGATGGTCAGCCATCCgcgaaaaagagaaaacgTAAGTCATTCGCACACTTGGTCCCACCCATGCTGAAAGCGATTAGCCCTCGCCCCTGCCAACGCATCTCCAttgccttctccgcctccttcCACTGCTGTCACGGCGTCAGCTCATCCTTCTGCTGGAACTTGTCCTGGTGACGGGAGATGCAATGGTGCTGGTGGCAAGGCTGGCTGCGAAGGTTGCCCAACCTACAATAACTCGATCGCTTCTGGATTGGTCTCCGCCAGTAATTCCCACGCAGCTTCACATCCTCCCAATGTGTCTGAAGGTATTGAACGTCCCGTTCGAAACATTTATGATCGCGAGCATCGTCCTTACGGCTTCGACCGTTTCATGGAGAACAGTATGGGTAACGGTTTGGCTCCAAGGGCTTTACCTCGTCAGAGCCCTGATCAACGACAGGCTCACCCTTCTCCCGTAACCACTCAGCCGTTGATGCATCCGACTTCCGAGAAGGGAACTCCAACAAGGTTCTCACCGGATAGCGACGTCGAAACTCCTGCCGCTCCTGGTGGTAATGGATCGGGGCTTGCTGCTACTCCCGTTGGAATGAGCTGCAGGAATTGTGGGACAAGTACCACTCCTTTGTGGcgaagggatgaagagggtcGACCTCAATGCAACGCATGCGGTAAgtaaaaaggaaaaaaaaaaatgcgAGCACGTAGCTAATGTCATTAACAGGTCTTTATCACAAGCTTCATGGTGTTCCTCGACCCGTAGCTATGAAAAAGACTGTTATTAAACGACGCAAGCGTGTTCCTGCTGTTGGTAGTACTTCTACTGGCGGTCGTGGCACAAATGCCGAGCTCCCTTCACCTGCTAGTACGCCCGTTTCCGTTCCGACGGTCACCGCTCCGCCTCCTCACGTGGCACCGCCTCTTGATGACAAGGCTCACCGtacctctcctccttttggTCACCGTGCTTCTCAACCTCACTCGGAACACCGAATCAACCATTCTCTAGGTCCAGAGGCATATGGTCTTGCCGGTAGGTACGGTAAGCCTTCTACCCCTGCTGGTATGAATTTGCCTAGctccgcctccacctcgtcTTTGAATCTTCccgaaaggaagaagccttGGTGGCAAGAGGGCCGAGAAGGCCGAGACcgtgagaaggaagagaaagacagAGAAGCCAGGGAACGCGAAGGGGTGAGTCATGTTTCCTTCATAGATTTCCCTTGCTTTTCCCCCTCTTTTCATATGATCGCCTACCATCCTTCCATTTGCGAAAAAGTTTCATGGCCTTCTCATCTGATAAGATGTGCAATTGATATCATGTGGTGGTGACTGTGATTATAATGATCCGTCGAGTCAAGTCACCATCTACCTTCCTTTGTTTTCATTCTCCTGCTGGTTGGCCATGTCTCCCATTGTTTCACCTTTTTATCCTCTTCTATGCTCCTTTCATATTTTACCGTCCTTTGTCCTTATCTCGTTCGAAAGTtatggatgagaagagCATAAACCTATCTTCGTCCATGACCTCGATCTCATATCCTCCCCTTCTACACGTAATGATCTGTTACAATGTTTGACAGCATTCCTTTACCACCTCACTTCATACCCAAATCCCATTCGGTTTCAGCGTCTCAAAAAGTTACAGAGCTGACGAGatgtctttcttctcccaattCCAAACTTTCGACTGACCGCCGATTGCGTGCCATTCAATTCAACTATCGCCATTATCGCCACACATCTGTTCCTCCCGAACCTTCGCCTACTGTCGACACTTCTCATCGACGCGCTTCCCTTCCTGGTGCGACGCCTGAACAAAT
This region of Cryptococcus neoformans var. neoformans B-3501A chromosome 10, whole genome shotgun sequence genomic DNA includes:
- a CDS encoding hypothetical protein (HMMPfam hit to GATA, GATA zinc finger, score: 72.0, E(): 1.6e-18) encodes the protein MPETHTSAPQDNEHEPSIGSRFENRFGPGWRVGFDNSNERGGVDEDAAEDSPPPRRESLDTSDKEVEAAEMETPNVERDELESDYGEPVQQQGHVDSEEELDQKELIRRAAARRRHQNKKEEQGSDGQPSAKKRKPLAPANASPLPSPPPSTAVTASAHPSAGTCPGDGRCNGAGGKAGCEGCPTYNNSIASGLVSASNSHAASHPPNVSEGIERPVRNIYDREHRPYGFDRFMENSMGNGLAPRALPRQSPDQRQAHPSPVTTQPLMHPTSEKGTPTRFSPDSDVETPAAPGGNGSGLAATPVGMSCRNCGTSTTPLWRRDEEGRPQCNACGLYHKLHGVPRPVAMKKTVIKRRKRVPAVGSTSTGGRGTNAELPSPASTPVSVPTVTAPPPHVAPPLDDKAHRTSPPFGHRASQPHSEHRINHSLGPEAYGLAGRYGKPSTPAGMNLPSSASTSSLNLPERKKPWWQEGREGRDREKEEKDREAREREGVSHVSFIDFPCFSPSFHMIAYHPSICEKVSWPSHLIRSSQKVTELTRCLSSPNSKLSTDRRLRAIQFNYRHYRHTSVPPEPSPTVDTSHRRASLPGATPEQIAHQLAAEALLTMAPAANGGPSPEKRAEKSSGAGSVPASQSRRTSIDVDMADSEPRGIKRKNEEESRDIRDPRASMSLGLHSMDRDRNRSKDRTFSHSPLISTDPRSVQPSNSHLPSSRLGQPPTSSASPYPATTQQGAPNRYSVYGPTTRDPLAGSSPYSFNASRYSNLHMRRDLSPSVGGATSKPNVLSPPRRASPAPAPDPRERFYPSPSAAASAGSAPASVNAAMAGYGHYSMSRRELQEHREQLKEGKRWLEAMMAKTDKMLHMVENKMALTVEMSSGPSVAGPGDRPSLSSNASPVPPPGAVHKMSDDWEFEERERQRQKEIQRLEQEREMDRAEREKRERERERERPGSYEDVRGRPRDKSEAERNRDILLASRRVSAVSPNPATRAAAASRESAASSNGSAPQQGEKSHGGTNGVSGGKREGSQWDGEPVMSGVPLPRREQQNGIGSRLGRGLWSFDVRS